CATGATTAATCCGTTATTTGGGACTCCCCGATGAAGAGAAGGCTCTATAAGTTCCGCAATCTCTCTTATTTGCCCATCTCTTGCAATCAGACTGTCGGGCAAATACTGTTCGGAAAGAACTGCCTTTTTCTGGAAGATAATAGATTCTGTCTTGAAGATATCGTTCATTGGAAACCTCTACACCTGAATAAAGCATAAAAATTGGGATTCTGGAATTCATACCGTTTTTCCTTTGGAAGAGAGTCGACAGAAAACACAGCTTTGCATCCCAACTTTTATGCCTGCAATTTACTCACTCAATGGAGCAGTATTCATGTATTTCATTACTCACTTCCTTATATAGTTGCATATATTCATCGGTTGGATGCATCTCATACTCTGAGTTTACAACATAACATTCGCTGAATGGTTTTCCGGGAGGTGCGGCAGATAGCATGTTTCCATATTTGGAATAGATTTTTCCAATAACATAATTGGCTTCATCTACAGATAATTCAGTTGCCAGATGAGCCATTTCTCCCATGAACCTTGACTCCAGTCCTGTTGAATGATCCGCACCAGCACCCCGTGCACCGACCGGTCCTGCAAGGACATCCCTTCCACTGACAGTGTCTCCTATTGCCTGGGCAGCTGTTTCATAGAACATCATGTCAGTGCAGCACCCGGCAAGATTCCAATAATATCTCCCAATATAGTGATGGAAGTTTCTGGAAATCGCAATTGAAGAAAGGTTTGAGGCCCAGAGAATTTCTTTTGTTGAAGACGAGTTCGTATTTATGTGCACCGCACCTGACAAATGCACACTTGCACCTGTAACAACCTTTGATTGAATGGCTTCCGCAGCATCAATGATTGCAAGACCTGCAGGAGAACCAATCGCCGGCCCTCCGAATACAGGACATTGCCCGGAGAGGAAATTGCCACCTCGTTCCTTATGGAAAATCGATTTGTAGAATGTTTCATAGTCAGTCTTTAGCTCATCAAGCTGGTATACTTCCTGCACATCGGAAGGAGAATACAGCTCATCTGTTGATACTAGCATATATGCCTGGGAGATAGTCGGAGTACCCGGGCCCATCAGCGCCATGCCTTCCCTATTTGCAAGCTTGGTGGCAAGTCTTTCCAGTCTCGCCTCCTTCAGCGCCGCCATCATTTCCATAGGTGTTTTGCCTTTTATGCCCTTGCCACCCATTTTTTCGATAGCTCCTGCATAAATTCCCTGAACAATGGGTTCCATTGCTGAGCTGAGGTGCACCTCGAGGAAATTTTCTTCTGAGACAGTACCACCCATAGGCCCTCCAATTATGACAGGAGGTTCGGAGTCCTGCATGTACCTGTTGGGAACAAGCACTTTTTCCCTGAGACGACCTATTTCCAGAGTTTCGGTGGCATTAGCAGCTTTAGTAATATCCTCTTCATCAATCCGGACAGATTTGTTTGTGTCAATACAGTAAATCCCGGTTGATACCAGAAGTTCAACTGCAGCCTCATAAACCGAATCTGCCATAGAATAATCATTCGGAATGAAAGTGCCCGGATCATATTCAATTTCATATTCCTTTGCCAGCTCTTCAGATTTCATGAATACTGACATATCGTGCTGGCTTTCACTTTTTTCATCGCCAGTCATCGCAGATTTCAGATATTTGTATATATCACTCATATTTACACCCGCCTAAACTTGTGGATCGCAACCAGAAACATTTCCATAATACCATCTTTCACGTGGAACTATATATAGATTTCCACATTCTTGCATAAAGACCAAATTTCACATGTAGATGTAATGGTTTATTTAAGTGCCAAAATACAAACCATTTTTCACATAGAACTTGGCCAATGGCAACTGAGTTATTGACGAAAAAAATCAACACAACAAAACCGAAAATCTTTAATCATGGAAATTTATAAAAACCATTATAATTATAATGATAATATCAGATCTGGAGATCCGGTTAGATCAAGAAGCAATCCACAAGGAAGTTGCGGGGATAGAAAATGCATACTGATGATGATAAGAAAAAAGAGGGAAATGATACAAAGGATACCCAGTCCGGTAAAAGAAAAATTATTTCCCAAAAGGACAAGGACAAAACATCCGGTCCAAAGGTTTTCAAACCAAGCCAGGCAGAAAATCCATTCTTCAAAAGCCGCCCTGTTAATCCTACAATAAGCGTAAGTGAAGAACCTGAAACTACAAAAGATGCGGATTTTTTAGCATCAAAAATTGACAACATTGAACTTTCCGATGACAAAAATATTGATCAAACATCAGGAGATCTGGAACTTGAGGAAATGAAAAACGAAGACCTCCTCGAAAAACCTGACTCAAAAGCGGAGGAACAAGCCCCTGTAAGTCCGGAAAAGGAAAGCGGCCAATGCGCACCCGAAACCGAAAAAAAGAAGAAACTGGACTTTGGCGGTAAAATAAGAAACCTGTTTGAAAATGAAAGTGAGCCAATTGAAGCATATGAACCGGAAAAACACGGAGATATCACTGTTTTTTGTGGAGTTGACAACTATGAAGAACAGGAAAGATATTGGCTGAACGAACCTTACTGTTTTACTGTCATCCTGTACAATCCTACTACAAACGACTATAAGTACCACGTAGTTGAGCCGGAACTTACTGACTTTGAAGAAGTCTTCCTGGCAGAAATACGCGATAGACTTAGGAATGTCTTACTTGTGGAAGACATACCCGAAGATTCAGACAGGGAAGAAATACTGGAACTGGAAATCCGGAAAATTGTCCGCGATTATGCTATTGAAGTAACTCCAATGATGCTTGCAAAGATTCTCTATTACATAAAAAGAGATTTTGTAAGATTCGGGAAAATTGATTGTGTGATGTATGATGAAGGGATCGAGGATATTTCCGGAAACGGACATGATAAGCCCATTTTCCTTTTCCATCACAAGTACCAGAATATTGCCACTAACATCACGTTTGATGAAGACGAACTGGATTCATATATAATACAACTTGCACAGAAAAGTGGCAAGCATATCTCAATTGCAGAACCAATGATTGACGCGACTATGCCGGATGGATCAAGGATCCAGATGACACTGGGAACCAGCGTAACCACACACGGAAGTACATTTACCATCCGTAAGTTCAATGAAAAACCGATTACTCCTGTTGATCTGATAAACTGGGGAACTTTTTCATCCGAACAAATGGCTTACCTCTGGCTTTGCATTGAAAATAACAAGAGCTTGATATATGCCGGAGGTACAGCATCCGGTAAGACCTCATCTCTTAATGCGGTTTCCCTTTTCATTCCGGAAAAAGCCAAGATTATTACCCTGGAAGATACAAGGGAATTGAAGCTTCCTCATGCAAACTGGATCCCCGGTGTTACGAGAGACTCTTTCACAGCGGATGAAAGAGGTGCTGTTGATATGTATGACTTACTAAAAGCAGCTCTCAGGCAGCGCCCTGAATACCTGCTTGTGGGTGAAGTCAGGGGTCACGAAGCCCTTACACTTTTCCAGGCAATGTCAACAGGCCACACCACTTTTTCTACAATGCATGCAGATTCAGTTTCTTCAGCAATCCACAGGCTTGAAAACCCTCCTATCAGCGTCCCACGTAACATGATACAGGCACTTGATATCATGAGTATTCAGGCACAGACCTATTCGCAGGGGAGAAGAGTCAGGAGAAATATCAAACTTGTAGAAATCACCGACATTGATCCGCATACAAGAAACATCAGGACAAGTGATATTTTTACATGGGATTCAACCAGTGATTTCTTCAGGAAAACAGGCGATTCAAAGGCCCTTGAAGAGATCAAAATGCGAAGAGGATGGAATGATTCCAAACTTGCAAAAGAGCTCGATAATAGAAGAAGAATCCTAGAGCACATGCTAGACAATCAGATCTACGATTTCGGGACAATTTCATCGATAATAAATGAATACCAGTCAATTCCTGACAGGCTAATGGAAAAGCTGGGTTTGGACTATTAAGGAGCCGGTGGGGTAACTGTGACAGGACCTGAAGAAGAAAAAATCGACCTTCCAAACCCGGAAAATGCTGCCGGAGAGGACACTTCTGAGTCTGATAATGAAGCTGCACTAACCAGTGCACCTGAGAACAAGCCCAAACTGAAACAAAAGGGAAGTAAGAAAAAATTCAGTTTTGAGCAGATAAAGAAAAAACTGAAAGGCAAAACAAAGGATCCAAAGCAGGATTCCGGCGAAAGCAATCTTTTCCATATTTTACAGAAAATACCGTTCACCTTACTGGGAGATCGAATACGTAACCGCCGGGAAAAATATGCCAGCCTCGAACTACAACTCAAACAGGCACGAGTTCCTACTTCATATGAGATGTACGTATCCAGTGCACTCTTTTATTCCCTAGTTACGGCATTTGTTGGAATGGTTATAGGGCTCACTCTTACGTACTTTGTTTTCGTTGTTTTCGGATTACCAGAGCAGCTGACCAACGTGAGGATTAACGAGTCATTTGCATGGCTCTTAGTATTCAGGGATGTCATCCTGGGCGCATTTCTTGTAATTTTCTCGGTTGTTTTCTTTGGAGGAATCACATATGCACTTTTCATGCTTTATCCTTCATTCCAGGCAGGAGAGAGAAAAAATGAAATTGATCAGCAATTACCCTATGCCGTTACCTTCATGTATGCCCTGAGCAAAGGCGGAATGAACATCATAGAGGTTTTCCGTTCCCTGGCAAAATCCGAAAATACGTATGGAGAAGTGTCAAAAGAGATTGACACCATACTCAGGGAAATGGATTATTTTGGGCATGATTTGCGTACAGCCATTGCAAATGTGTCTGAAACCACACCCTCCACCAGAATGCAGGATTTACT
The window above is part of the Methanohalophilus levihalophilus genome. Proteins encoded here:
- a CDS encoding monomethylamine:corrinoid methyltransferase, with the protein product MSDIYKYLKSAMTGDEKSESQHDMSVFMKSEELAKEYEIEYDPGTFIPNDYSMADSVYEAAVELLVSTGIYCIDTNKSVRIDEEDITKAANATETLEIGRLREKVLVPNRYMQDSEPPVIIGGPMGGTVSEENFLEVHLSSAMEPIVQGIYAGAIEKMGGKGIKGKTPMEMMAALKEARLERLATKLANREGMALMGPGTPTISQAYMLVSTDELYSPSDVQEVYQLDELKTDYETFYKSIFHKERGGNFLSGQCPVFGGPAIGSPAGLAIIDAAEAIQSKVVTGASVHLSGAVHINTNSSSTKEILWASNLSSIAISRNFHHYIGRYYWNLAGCCTDMMFYETAAQAIGDTVSGRDVLAGPVGARGAGADHSTGLESRFMGEMAHLATELSVDEANYVIGKIYSKYGNMLSAAPPGKPFSECYVVNSEYEMHPTDEYMQLYKEVSNEIHEYCSIE
- a CDS encoding type II/IV secretion system ATPase subunit, producing the protein MHTDDDKKKEGNDTKDTQSGKRKIISQKDKDKTSGPKVFKPSQAENPFFKSRPVNPTISVSEEPETTKDADFLASKIDNIELSDDKNIDQTSGDLELEEMKNEDLLEKPDSKAEEQAPVSPEKESGQCAPETEKKKKLDFGGKIRNLFENESEPIEAYEPEKHGDITVFCGVDNYEEQERYWLNEPYCFTVILYNPTTNDYKYHVVEPELTDFEEVFLAEIRDRLRNVLLVEDIPEDSDREEILELEIRKIVRDYAIEVTPMMLAKILYYIKRDFVRFGKIDCVMYDEGIEDISGNGHDKPIFLFHHKYQNIATNITFDEDELDSYIIQLAQKSGKHISIAEPMIDATMPDGSRIQMTLGTSVTTHGSTFTIRKFNEKPITPVDLINWGTFSSEQMAYLWLCIENNKSLIYAGGTASGKTSSLNAVSLFIPEKAKIITLEDTRELKLPHANWIPGVTRDSFTADERGAVDMYDLLKAALRQRPEYLLVGEVRGHEALTLFQAMSTGHTTFSTMHADSVSSAIHRLENPPISVPRNMIQALDIMSIQAQTYSQGRRVRRNIKLVEITDIDPHTRNIRTSDIFTWDSTSDFFRKTGDSKALEEIKMRRGWNDSKLAKELDNRRRILEHMLDNQIYDFGTISSIINEYQSIPDRLMEKLGLDY